A portion of the Bacteroidota bacterium genome contains these proteins:
- a CDS encoding efflux RND transporter periplasmic adaptor subunit, giving the protein MKKIFILTYSLLILWGCSNKPKSQSDAQDHEHEMEVHLTDAQMQNISISTTQIKEDVISQTLILNGKIDVPPQNLVSVSVALGGYLKSTKMLPGSHFNKGEAIAVMEDNQYIQLQQDYLSVKAQLQNAEAEYKRQTELNQSKAGSDKALQIAKAEYEMLQINKAALEQKLSLININYNKLNINNISPTISIFAPFDGYVTQVLVNVGKYVAPSDVLFELVDPRDLHLDLKVFEKDIDKIRIGDPLTAYTNSNPNKKHKGKLLLIGKNISEDRAVEVHAHFEQYDPSLIPGMYMTAEIEILGNKVWSMPNECIVSFEGKNYVFKVLSQNSFQMVEVKVGTVGNGFTEILNAEDLRAATIVHHGAYTLLMSMKNKGTDDHH; this is encoded by the coding sequence ATGAAAAAAATATTCATCCTAACTTATAGTTTGCTCATTCTCTGGGGATGTTCAAACAAACCAAAAAGTCAATCCGATGCCCAAGACCATGAACATGAAATGGAAGTGCATCTCACTGATGCACAGATGCAAAATATATCAATCTCAACAACTCAAATAAAGGAAGATGTCATTTCTCAAACACTGATTCTCAATGGCAAGATTGATGTTCCACCACAGAACTTAGTATCGGTCAGTGTGGCGTTAGGCGGCTATCTCAAATCCACCAAAATGCTACCGGGTTCTCATTTCAACAAGGGCGAAGCCATTGCGGTTATGGAAGACAATCAATACATTCAACTGCAACAAGATTATCTGTCTGTAAAAGCACAACTGCAAAATGCAGAAGCAGAGTACAAGCGTCAGACTGAATTGAACCAAAGCAAGGCTGGCAGCGACAAGGCATTGCAAATAGCCAAAGCAGAATACGAAATGCTACAAATCAATAAAGCCGCGTTAGAACAAAAATTGAGTTTAATCAATATCAATTACAACAAGTTGAATATTAACAATATCAGTCCCACCATTTCCATCTTTGCTCCCTTTGATGGTTATGTAACCCAAGTTTTGGTTAACGTGGGCAAATATGTTGCCCCTTCGGATGTGTTGTTCGAACTTGTGGACCCGCGAGATTTGCACTTAGACTTAAAGGTATTTGAAAAAGACATAGATAAAATTCGAATTGGCGATCCACTGACCGCGTACACTAACAGTAATCCAAACAAAAAGCACAAAGGCAAACTCTTGTTAATAGGCAAAAATATATCGGAAGACAGAGCGGTAGAAGTTCATGCACATTTTGAACAATATGACCCCTCATTGATTCCGGGAATGTATATGACTGCGGAAATAGAGATTTTGGGCAACAAAGTTTGGTCAATGCCTAATGAGTGTATAGTGTCTTTTGAAGGAAAAAACTATGTGTTTAAAGTCTTGTCTCAAAACAGTTTTCAAATGGTGGAGGTAAAAGTAGGAACAGTCGGAAATGGTTTTACGGAAATTCTTAATGCAGAAGATTTGAGAGCTGCAACGATTGTCCACCATGGCGCTTACACATTATTGATGTCCATGAAAAATAAGGGAACTGACGACCATCATTGA
- a CDS encoding DUF6427 family protein → MIKFFSDIKAVNPLALLFFLLCVRVFFVIGYAGQFDWKPENHNYTEYVFSILNQNLYIAFILSTAIVYVSALLFNNMIIQHDILFKRNYLGAYFYCLIASILPEYYLLGSAIFINLLMIIAMQRMFDLYKVPYPYDNIFLIGILSGVSVLFSISYILIFLYMIVGIMFFRAIKITEIVASLLGFVLPVFMAFALNYLINGVAVPDYLQFNSFDTKTIQDQILFTPLLIIALIAIPASIRIANNYWRNTIKIRRIIILLYIYLGLSILLTFTGNENSVQESLLCAIPFGLILAHYYTVDNKLKWIRKILHIILLLAVVVFQYKFLWLRYF, encoded by the coding sequence TTGATTAAGTTTTTCTCTGATATAAAGGCTGTAAACCCTCTGGCACTGTTGTTTTTTCTACTGTGCGTAAGGGTTTTCTTTGTGATTGGATATGCAGGTCAGTTTGATTGGAAACCCGAAAATCATAATTATACCGAGTATGTATTTTCAATACTCAACCAAAACCTATATATAGCATTCATACTGAGTACGGCTATTGTTTATGTGTCTGCATTGTTGTTCAATAACATGATAATTCAGCATGATATTCTATTCAAACGCAATTATCTGGGTGCCTATTTTTACTGTCTCATTGCCTCTATTTTACCCGAATATTACCTTTTAGGCTCCGCCATTTTTATCAATCTGTTGATGATCATAGCCATGCAAAGGATGTTTGATTTGTATAAAGTTCCCTATCCTTATGATAATATTTTTCTTATTGGTATTTTATCGGGAGTAAGTGTGTTGTTCAGCATATCTTATATTTTAATTTTCTTGTATATGATTGTCGGTATCATGTTTTTCAGGGCAATCAAAATTACCGAAATTGTTGCCTCACTTCTGGGTTTTGTGTTACCTGTTTTTATGGCATTTGCATTGAATTATCTCATCAATGGAGTTGCTGTGCCCGATTATCTTCAGTTTAATTCATTTGATACAAAAACAATCCAAGACCAAATCCTATTTACACCTCTTCTCATCATTGCATTGATTGCTATTCCTGCTTCTATTAGGATTGCCAACAATTATTGGCGTAACACCATAAAAATTCGCAGGATTATTATTTTGTTGTATATCTATCTGGGGCTCAGCATACTACTTACCTTTACAGGGAATGAAAATTCTGTACAAGAGAGTTTGCTCTGTGCAATCCCTTTCGGTTTGATTCTGGCTCATTACTATACAGTTGACAACAAACTCAAGTGGATTCGCAAAATTCTGCACATTATACTGCTCTTGGCAGTGGTGGTTTTTCAGTATAAATTCTTGTGGCTTCGGTACTTTTAA
- a CDS encoding T9SS type A sorting domain-containing protein yields the protein MKPIYISMRHYILLLGTFLLISKSVISQDTTSKLQAFNKVDVASNLIQVKKAGLAGIYPFDPQYVSIKRVNPSPAKQPPDWEHIALKDSISQAIASRNSRRSNFLTDSLKVEFGYESNPFSGLTPMDNHIAISNDGIIVSVINTNIVISDTLGTTLLYRVMNKTFFGDNTLTGTIYDPRVLYDPDNDRFILVVLHGSTSATSKVLVCFSKSNRPDVDGWHYYTFNGNPFGNGLWFDYPNIGTNKNELFITGNLFTDSRSYANQVIFQIDKMGGYAGTNNISSRTWGGITLGGGRLQNSDGDLPFTMVPAYYGFAGDNASDMWFVSTNSGSGNKIYVYRITEGLNNNPSMEISAAQIPYYTQENLSSQFSGGVGASPVRLISGDSRMKNAYIQHGVIHCVWNARPAGYSFSTIIYARIDAKTKEVKTKSFSENGTDYAFSAIAPFSTQNDVLTTLIVYTSSSAVKYPDIGVLTCDNEMNFSTPVTVKEGESFVSIYPQNNQTRWGDYSGIAKKYNASRPEVWVMGSYGFFTSGSAIPRHWKNWNGKIVSRDNIEQNVGTQRLYPNPVDDPSQTVTFNFIAAKSGEYKVKIFDMNGKLVSDLFSDILFPGEYRMTFSTSGFAIGSYIVRYFLDGKQLGFEKLLVISK from the coding sequence ATGAAGCCTATATACATTAGTATGCGTCATTATATTCTTCTACTTGGCACATTTCTTTTAATTTCAAAATCTGTTATTTCGCAAGACACCACAAGTAAATTACAAGCGTTTAACAAAGTAGATGTAGCTTCTAATCTAATCCAAGTAAAGAAAGCCGGTCTTGCCGGTATTTATCCTTTTGACCCTCAATATGTATCCATCAAGAGAGTGAACCCAAGCCCTGCTAAACAGCCTCCGGATTGGGAACATATTGCTCTAAAAGATAGTATTTCACAGGCTATTGCATCAAGAAACAGCAGACGCAGCAATTTTCTTACTGACAGTTTGAAGGTTGAGTTTGGATATGAATCCAACCCTTTCTCAGGACTCACTCCAATGGATAACCACATAGCAATATCCAATGATGGCATTATTGTAAGTGTGATTAACACAAATATTGTGATTTCAGACACTTTGGGCACAACTCTTCTATATCGAGTGATGAATAAAACTTTTTTTGGTGATAACACACTTACCGGAACCATATATGACCCACGTGTACTATATGACCCTGATAATGACAGATTTATTTTGGTTGTTTTGCACGGCTCAACTTCTGCCACTTCCAAAGTTTTAGTTTGTTTTTCTAAGAGTAATAGACCGGATGTTGACGGGTGGCATTATTATACATTCAATGGAAACCCTTTTGGCAATGGGCTGTGGTTTGATTATCCCAATATAGGCACTAACAAAAATGAATTGTTTATTACCGGTAATCTTTTTACGGATTCTCGTAGTTATGCCAATCAAGTCATATTTCAGATTGATAAAATGGGTGGCTATGCCGGAACGAACAACATAAGTTCAAGGACTTGGGGTGGGATTACATTGGGTGGAGGGAGGTTGCAAAACAGTGACGGAGACCTCCCATTTACAATGGTTCCTGCATATTATGGGTTTGCCGGAGACAATGCGAGTGATATGTGGTTTGTCAGTACCAACTCGGGTTCAGGTAACAAGATTTATGTTTATAGAATTACAGAAGGTCTTAATAACAACCCTTCTATGGAGATCAGTGCAGCCCAGATACCCTATTATACTCAAGAAAATTTATCTTCTCAGTTTTCCGGTGGTGTCGGTGCTTCTCCGGTAAGGTTGATTTCGGGTGATTCAAGGATGAAGAATGCATATATTCAGCATGGTGTTATCCATTGTGTGTGGAATGCTCGTCCTGCCGGATATAGTTTTTCAACTATTATATATGCCAGAATTGACGCAAAGACGAAAGAAGTAAAGACAAAGAGTTTTTCTGAAAATGGTACCGATTATGCTTTTTCGGCAATAGCACCTTTTTCGACCCAAAATGACGTATTAACGACCCTTATCGTTTATACATCTTCAAGTGCAGTCAAATATCCGGACATTGGAGTGCTTACCTGCGACAACGAAATGAATTTTAGTACACCTGTTACTGTCAAAGAAGGCGAGAGCTTTGTCAGTATTTACCCCCAAAATAACCAGACACGTTGGGGTGATTATTCAGGGATTGCCAAAAAATACAATGCTTCTCGACCCGAAGTATGGGTGATGGGCTCCTATGGTTTTTTTACATCAGGATCTGCAATACCCAGACATTGGAAAAACTGGAATGGAAAAATCGTGAGCCGGGATAATATTGAACAGAATGTCGGAACGCAAAGACTATATCCTAACCCGGTGGACGATCCTTCGCAAACAGTTACGTTTAATTTTATTGCAGCAAAATCGGGTGAGTATAAGGTTAAGATTTTTGATATGAATGGAAAATTAGTATCAGATTTGTTTTCAGATATATTGTTTCCGGGCGAATACAGGATGACTTTCTCCACGTCAGGATTTGCAATTGGCAGTTATATTGTCAGATATTTTTTGGACGGAAAACAACTTGGCTTCGAGAAGTTACTTGTGATATCTAAATAA
- a CDS encoding acetyl-CoA C-acyltransferase has translation MKEVFIVSAVRTAIGSFNGSLSGVSATELGATAIKGALSKINLDPKHVKEVYMGCVLQAGLGQAPARQAAIFAGLPPSVQCTTVNKVCASGMKSVALAAQSIMLGLEDCVVAGGMENMSQAPHYLKNGRTGTKLGDMKLIDGLVFDGLTDVYNHYHMGNAAELCAREYHFSREDQDNFAINSYKRSAKAWDENRFKDEIVPVEIKDRKGNITIVDKDEEYTNVKFDKIPSLNPVFQKDGTVTAANASTINDGAAALVLMSKEKMEELGLKPLAKIAGFADAEQEPEWFTTAPAKALPKAIKNAGLQASDISYYELNEAFSVVGLVNTKILNLDPEKVNVNGGAVSLGHPLGDSGARILVTLINILAQNHAKYGAAGICNGGGGASAMVIEKL, from the coding sequence ATGAAAGAAGTATTTATTGTTTCCGCTGTCAGAACAGCTATTGGCAGTTTCAATGGTTCTCTATCTGGAGTATCCGCAACAGAATTAGGTGCCACAGCCATTAAGGGCGCTTTGTCAAAAATTAACCTTGACCCCAAACATGTCAAAGAGGTTTATATGGGATGTGTATTACAAGCAGGCTTGGGACAAGCTCCCGCAAGACAGGCTGCTATTTTTGCAGGATTGCCTCCCAGTGTTCAATGCACAACTGTAAACAAAGTATGTGCATCAGGCATGAAATCAGTTGCGTTAGCAGCACAATCCATTATGTTAGGATTGGAAGACTGTGTAGTTGCAGGAGGTATGGAAAACATGTCACAGGCTCCTCATTATCTCAAGAACGGCAGAACCGGAACCAAACTTGGCGACATGAAACTCATTGACGGTCTTGTGTTTGACGGTTTGACAGATGTGTACAACCATTATCACATGGGGAATGCGGCAGAGCTTTGCGCCAGAGAGTACCATTTCTCCAGAGAGGATCAAGATAATTTTGCAATTAATTCATACAAGCGCTCTGCCAAAGCATGGGACGAAAACAGATTTAAAGACGAAATTGTTCCTGTTGAAATCAAAGACAGAAAAGGAAATATCACAATCGTTGACAAAGACGAAGAATATACCAACGTCAAATTTGACAAAATCCCTTCCCTCAACCCTGTTTTCCAAAAAGACGGAACCGTTACAGCTGCAAATGCATCCACCATTAATGACGGAGCTGCTGCTTTGGTGCTGATGAGCAAAGAAAAAATGGAAGAGTTAGGATTAAAACCTTTGGCAAAAATTGCCGGTTTTGCAGATGCAGAACAAGAACCGGAATGGTTTACCACAGCACCGGCCAAAGCTCTACCCAAAGCTATTAAAAACGCAGGACTTCAAGCTTCTGACATTTCCTATTATGAATTGAATGAAGCATTTTCTGTCGTAGGTTTGGTAAACACTAAGATACTAAACCTTGACCCTGAAAAAGTAAACGTAAACGGTGGTGCGGTTTCTCTTGGACACCCCTTAGGCGATTCAGGAGCCAGAATATTGGTTACTTTAATCAATATTTTAGCTCAAAATCACGCCAAATACGGTGCTGCAGGTATTTGCAATGGCGGTGGTGGTGCTAGCGCAATGGTAATCGAGAAATTATAA
- a CDS encoding M20 family metallopeptidase: MITELFKSQSDALFERLVSIRRHIHSNPELSFEEHNTAKYVESMLNEWGIPNQRMAGTGVIGLIEGAQSGKTIALRADLDALPIIEKNDVPYKSQNEGVMHACGHDVHTTCLLGAAYILNQNKDKIKGKIKLIFQPGEEKLPGGASLLIKEGVLGNPKVDMIVGQHVMPLIDVGSVGFREGLYMASTDEIYLTIKGKGGHGAMPHLGIDPVTIAATLIVELQQIVSRFCPPHIPCVLTFGKVQANGATNVIPDEVYLEGTFRTLDEEWRAKAHNLIHDFVKNTVEARGASFDLNIEHGYPFLKNNPELTRKCRASALKYMGEEKVEELGIWMAAEDFAWYSHQVPACFYRLGIRNQAKGIVNNVHNPQFDIDEQAIRTGAGLMAFIAIDVLDEPTIVS, encoded by the coding sequence ATGATTACAGAACTCTTTAAATCTCAATCAGATGCTCTTTTTGAGCGTTTGGTCAGCATCAGACGACACATACATTCCAACCCTGAACTCTCATTTGAAGAGCACAATACAGCAAAATATGTTGAATCTATGCTAAATGAATGGGGTATTCCCAACCAAAGAATGGCAGGCACAGGTGTTATTGGGTTAATTGAAGGGGCTCAAAGTGGCAAAACCATTGCTCTCAGAGCAGATTTAGATGCGTTGCCCATAATCGAAAAAAATGATGTTCCTTATAAATCTCAAAACGAAGGGGTAATGCACGCTTGTGGTCATGATGTGCATACAACTTGTCTGCTGGGTGCTGCTTACATTTTGAACCAAAACAAAGATAAAATCAAAGGCAAAATCAAATTGATTTTTCAGCCGGGAGAAGAAAAACTACCCGGAGGCGCAAGTTTATTGATTAAGGAAGGTGTTTTAGGAAATCCCAAAGTCGATATGATAGTGGGACAACATGTAATGCCTTTGATAGATGTGGGAAGCGTGGGTTTTAGAGAAGGTTTGTACATGGCGAGTACCGATGAAATATACCTGACCATCAAAGGCAAAGGTGGGCATGGTGCTATGCCTCATTTGGGCATAGACCCTGTTACGATTGCCGCAACACTGATTGTGGAATTGCAACAGATAGTAAGCAGATTTTGTCCTCCGCATATACCCTGTGTGTTAACGTTTGGAAAAGTACAAGCCAACGGAGCCACTAATGTTATCCCCGATGAAGTTTATTTAGAAGGGACTTTCAGAACCCTCGATGAGGAATGGAGAGCCAAAGCGCATAATCTTATCCATGATTTTGTTAAAAATACGGTAGAAGCCAGAGGTGCGAGTTTTGACTTGAATATTGAACATGGATATCCTTTTCTGAAAAACAATCCTGAACTCACACGCAAATGCAGAGCTTCTGCCCTCAAATATATGGGCGAAGAAAAGGTCGAAGAATTAGGAATCTGGATGGCTGCTGAGGATTTTGCATGGTATTCGCATCAAGTTCCTGCTTGTTTCTATAGACTTGGTATCCGCAATCAGGCGAAAGGAATTGTGAACAACGTACACAATCCTCAATTTGACATTGATGAACAAGCTATCAGAACCGGTGCGGGTTTGATGGCATTTATTGCGATAGATGTGTTGGATGAACCCACGATTGTTTCATAG
- a CDS encoding barstar family protein: MATFQNNPDEWQRLDWSILQNGWTSLYWKKEILETDLIWFKSENYSIVEFDCKTWTGENEMHKRLKDKLMFPDYYGENWDALNDCLSDLEITKAGQIVVFRHLDNLDTKSVHTLLDIFARNSRLQMLFGKRLIVLAQVDNPNYQIDQVGATPVMWNGAEWLDSNRK, from the coding sequence ATGGCAACATTTCAAAATAATCCTGACGAATGGCAACGACTTGACTGGTCAATTTTGCAAAATGGCTGGACAAGTTTGTATTGGAAAAAGGAAATTTTAGAAACTGATTTGATTTGGTTTAAAAGCGAAAACTATTCAATCGTAGAATTTGACTGCAAAACGTGGACAGGCGAGAACGAAATGCATAAGCGGCTAAAGGATAAATTGATGTTCCCTGACTATTACGGAGAAAATTGGGACGCACTCAATGACTGTTTATCGGACTTAGAAATAACTAAGGCTGGACAAATTGTAGTATTCCGGCACTTGGACAACTTGGACACCAAGAGCGTTCATACGTTGCTTGACATTTTTGCACGCAATTCAAGACTGCAAATGCTATTCGGCAAACGGCTTATAGTTTTAGCTCAGGTTGACAATCCAAATTATCAAATTGACCAGGTTGGTGCGACTCCTGTAATGTGGAATGGAGCAGAATGGTTAGACTCAAACAGAAAATGA
- a CDS encoding type I restriction-modification system subunit M, whose protein sequence is MSENLELEKTLWQAADKLRNNMDAAEYKHVVLGLIFLKYISDAFDELYNQLEATKHETGADPEDKDEYTAERVFYVPPQARWKWLQGRAKLPTIGKDIDEAMDSIERDNAVLKGVLPKDYARPALDKQRLGELIDLIGSITLSKGGNGKGKDVLGFVFEYFLGQFADAEGKKGGQFYTPASIVKLLVEMLAPEAEKRVYDGCCGSGGMFVQSEKFIEMHEHRKGKISIFGQESNPTTYKLAKMNLAIRGIDAKIELGDTLMNDKFPELKVDYIIANPPFNISDYNINKAETHKWKFGIPPTGNANYAWLQHFVSKLAPFGTAGIVLANGSMSSEIATEGEIRKAMIEADLVDCMVSLPSQLFYNTQIPACLWFLARNKTETTKFRNRTNEVLFIDAREFGTMISRKQRELTDNDIVNIADTYHKWRSKEQFAEYKDIAGFCKSANIQHIRKNNYILTPGRYIDFKEVEEDGQAFDEKMQMLTSTLSEQMQKANELDEAIKVNLEKIGFLI, encoded by the coding sequence ATGAGCGAGAATTTAGAATTAGAAAAAACCCTTTGGCAAGCAGCCGACAAACTTCGCAACAATATGGATGCGGCTGAATACAAACACGTTGTTTTGGGTTTGATATTCTTAAAATATATTTCAGATGCTTTTGATGAACTCTATAACCAATTAGAAGCGACCAAACACGAAACAGGAGCCGACCCCGAAGACAAGGACGAATACACAGCCGAGAGAGTTTTTTATGTGCCACCGCAAGCACGTTGGAAATGGCTACAAGGCAGGGCCAAATTGCCGACAATCGGGAAAGACATTGATGAAGCAATGGACAGCATTGAAAGAGATAATGCTGTTCTGAAAGGCGTTTTGCCAAAAGACTATGCCCGACCTGCACTCGACAAACAAAGACTTGGTGAACTCATCGACCTGATTGGGTCAATCACCTTGAGCAAAGGCGGAAACGGAAAAGGCAAAGACGTTTTGGGCTTTGTGTTTGAATATTTCTTAGGACAGTTTGCAGATGCCGAAGGCAAAAAAGGCGGACAGTTTTATACGCCTGCCAGCATTGTAAAACTCTTGGTTGAAATGCTTGCCCCCGAAGCTGAAAAACGAGTGTATGACGGCTGTTGCGGAAGCGGTGGAATGTTTGTGCAAAGTGAAAAATTTATTGAAATGCACGAACACCGAAAAGGTAAAATTTCCATTTTCGGACAGGAAAGCAACCCAACCACTTACAAGTTGGCAAAAATGAATTTGGCTATTCGTGGGATTGATGCCAAAATTGAATTGGGTGATACCTTGATGAATGACAAATTCCCTGAATTGAAAGTGGATTACATCATAGCCAATCCACCTTTCAACATCAGCGACTATAACATCAACAAAGCCGAAACCCACAAATGGAAATTTGGCATACCGCCAACAGGCAATGCCAACTACGCTTGGTTGCAACACTTTGTGAGCAAACTTGCCCCTTTTGGCACAGCAGGAATTGTTTTGGCAAACGGCAGTATGAGTTCTGAAATAGCCACCGAAGGTGAAATCAGAAAAGCAATGATTGAAGCCGACTTGGTGGATTGTATGGTTTCTTTGCCTTCGCAGTTGTTTTACAATACTCAAATACCCGCTTGCTTGTGGTTTTTGGCTCGCAACAAAACCGAAACCACCAAATTCAGAAACCGAACCAATGAAGTGCTTTTTATTGATGCACGGGAATTTGGCACAATGATAAGCCGCAAACAGCGTGAACTAACAGACAACGACATTGTCAACATTGCCGATACTTACCACAAGTGGCGAAGCAAAGAGCAATTTGCCGAATACAAAGACATTGCAGGTTTTTGTAAGTCTGCCAACATTCAGCACATCCGCAAAAACAACTATATCCTGACCCCGGGGCGATATATTGACTTTAAGGAAGTGGAAGAAGATGGACAAGCATTTGACGAGAAAATGCAAATGCTCACTTCTACCCTTTCAGAACAAATGCAGAAAGCGAATGAATTGGACGAAGCGATAAAAGTTAACTTAGAGAAAATTGGATTTTTAATTTGA
- a CDS encoding serine/threonine protein kinase yields MALINQTLNGYTFTEFIGAGGFGSVYKATKDGSLYAIKVFREDYILQEYKQSGQNNRIQREIDIMKTVNHPYLIKYVDDFKGSDLSVPSYFLVMEFAEGETLQKLIKRNALQSEGQIISIFKNILQGIKALHQIRGNDDGKGIIHRDLKPENIIVNGDKVKILDYGISKVIDYTTLTSTGNFLGSPLYSSPEQITDSKNIDKRSDLYTLGVILYEMLTSKVPYEFNNLPELIDKIKNENPIPPRKYFADIKNKYENIIFKLLEKNPYQRYLNIDELISVFESDEAIPKREYDLSPRFVLRLWNDGSALEVYLKDHNETLNVDFPAIHQFQQKKLLERIQGPEFCTIIDPETVRFAYDTYTDTVGLKKLPYCPENFEVITPAYLNSYRKQQEYVKLVIDEEAKLGADIFVSPYHYTHNTNVLPTYKQNPVEQWFDLDIKLLKEAIDYKNSIPEYADKKLYAGICINSGSLTDNQYKNDLLNYYSAHECDGYIVYADGIDKNTTQVTLYHYIDALLKLQRFTGRPVIAGRLNSLGLGLISLGLAGFSAGAARFESFSEELHKDRTQGFNLYERYYFPELLGTVSIEKKRPTRLNQISSVLGACQCLYCLGKAAEDVIQAQNNKLHYIHSVTQEVETIKNTTDKREYFLDRIDAAIRNYQRLTAVYKRDDYKHLLVWKEVFENIR; encoded by the coding sequence ATGGCTCTAATAAATCAAACACTGAATGGATATACCTTCACCGAATTTATTGGTGCAGGTGGATTTGGTTCAGTATATAAGGCTACAAAAGATGGCAGCCTATATGCGATTAAGGTTTTCCGAGAAGATTACATACTTCAAGAATACAAGCAAAGCGGGCAAAACAACCGTATTCAGCGAGAAATTGATATAATGAAAACCGTTAATCATCCTTACTTGATAAAATATGTGGATGATTTCAAAGGCAGTGATTTAAGTGTGCCATCTTACTTTTTGGTAATGGAATTTGCCGAAGGAGAGACACTACAGAAGCTAATTAAAAGGAATGCCCTTCAAAGCGAAGGACAAATCATTTCCATTTTTAAAAATATACTACAAGGTATCAAAGCATTACACCAAATCAGGGGCAATGATGATGGCAAAGGAATTATTCACAGGGATTTGAAGCCTGAAAATATAATTGTGAATGGAGATAAAGTTAAAATTCTAGATTACGGAATTTCTAAAGTAATTGACTATACAACCCTGACAAGTACAGGTAATTTTTTAGGCTCTCCGCTTTACTCATCACCTGAACAAATAACAGACAGTAAAAATATTGACAAGAGAAGCGATTTATACACCTTAGGAGTAATTCTATATGAAATGTTAACTTCAAAAGTTCCTTATGAATTTAACAATCTTCCCGAGTTAATTGATAAGATAAAGAACGAAAACCCTATACCCCCAAGAAAATACTTTGCTGATATCAAAAACAAATATGAAAACATAATTTTTAAACTTCTTGAGAAGAATCCCTATCAACGTTATTTGAATATAGACGAATTGATTTCTGTCTTTGAATCAGATGAAGCAATTCCAAAGCGTGAATATGATTTGAGTCCGAGATTTGTTTTGCGTTTATGGAATGATGGTTCAGCTTTAGAAGTTTATTTAAAAGACCACAATGAAACGTTGAATGTGGATTTTCCTGCAATCCACCAATTTCAGCAGAAAAAATTATTAGAACGTATTCAAGGACCTGAGTTCTGCACTATTATCGACCCTGAAACTGTTCGTTTCGCTTACGACACATATACGGACACAGTTGGGCTGAAAAAACTTCCATACTGTCCAGAAAATTTTGAAGTGATTACACCTGCCTATTTGAATTCATACCGAAAGCAGCAGGAATACGTAAAACTCGTCATTGATGAAGAAGCCAAATTAGGTGCTGACATTTTTGTTTCACCGTATCATTATACGCATAACACGAATGTGTTACCTACCTACAAGCAAAATCCAGTAGAACAATGGTTTGATTTAGATATTAAATTACTCAAAGAAGCCATTGATTATAAAAATTCAATACCTGAGTATGCTGACAAAAAACTTTATGCAGGTATATGTATAAATAGCGGTAGTCTAACCGACAATCAATACAAAAATGACCTTCTAAACTATTATTCTGCCCACGAATGTGATGGATATATTGTGTATGCTGATGGTATTGATAAGAATACTACACAAGTTACTCTTTATCATTACATTGATGCACTATTGAAACTTCAAAGATTTACAGGGAGACCAGTAATTGCAGGACGTTTGAATAGCTTGGGATTGGGGCTTATTTCATTAGGCTTGGCAGGTTTTTCCGCAGGTGCAGCAAGGTTTGAAAGTTTTAGCGAAGAATTACACAAAGATAGAACTCAAGGATTTAATCTTTACGAAAGGTATTATTTCCCTGAGTTGTTGGGTACTGTTTCCATTGAAAAGAAAAGACCGACCAGATTAAATCAAATTTCAAGTGTTTTGGGTGCTTGTCAGTGTTTATACTGCCTTGGTAAAGCAGCAGAAGATGTAATACAAGCACAGAACAATAAACTGCATTACATTCATTCGGTAACCCAAGAAGTAGAGACAATTAAAAACACTACGGACAAGCGAGAATATTTTTTAGATAGAATTGATGCAGCTATAAGAAATTATCAACGCTTGACAGCCGTTTATAAGCGTGATGACTACAAACACCTTTTAGTTTGGAAAGAAGTTTTTGAAAATATTAGATAG